A DNA window from Anastrepha ludens isolate Willacy chromosome 6, idAnaLude1.1, whole genome shotgun sequence contains the following coding sequences:
- the LOC128868778 gene encoding beta-1,4-galactosyltransferase galt-1: protein MLSSNGNQAQYVYFLLSGTVAMVIIILAYVSVRTTLDSKLREDLGSLQKSYLYVKPTLSWEYNNSWRQIGSKSNHLIYSAYFDNRLDVIDTIVDHETRVPIGSLRIIAILPRQFEDVITCTIRFEDFVDEFVDVQVHPLKEHHDCKFAPYSIMCPLYVNRNNTVMRLPQAIAISYPSNRLSKLSPTFVPISYPRDIDQLFALSKPVLSVCVGTLQQNYSDVLRVAEFIEVYRILGARHFYFYHLSASEDVMRLLKYYQREGIVDILQWNVPPELLPEVHYIGNMAQINDCVYRAMVVDNYRYAAIVDLDEILIPLKHNSLLAFLRQCDEGRTSAYVFRNVFFFKLDSNDSFSLPAHTRNRFLYTQMKVRRTLEILPAHQRSKCIVNTHSIIEMGNHFVWRDAPGYTEAIVPQSVGLLFHYRNQCINCKAQLIVDYTARRFGSLIWDRVDETCGHVFTERGICEATQN, encoded by the exons ATGTTGTCAAGCAATGGCAATCAGGCCCAATATGTGTACTTTTTATTGTCGGGCACAGTGGCAATGGTTATTATCATACTCGCCTACGTATCAGTGCGCACAACACTA GATTCTAAGTTACGCGAAGATCTTGGCTCATTACAAAAATCCTATTTATATGTTAAGCCAACGCTGTCATGGGAATACAACAACTCTTGGCGTCAAATTGGCAGCAAATCGAATCACTTAATATACTCGGCATATTTCGATAATAGATTAGATGTGATTG ATACAATTGTTGATCATGAAACCAGAGTTCCCATAGGTTCATTGCGTATAATCGCTATACTACCTCGGCAGTTCGAGGATGTCATTACGTGCACCATCAG ATTCGAGGACTTTGTCGATGAATTTGTCGATGTGCAAGTTCATCCACTGAAAGAACATCATGACTGCAAATTCGCTCCTTATTCGATCATGTGCCCTCTATATGTGAATCGCAACAACACTGTGATGCGCCTGCCACAAGCAATAGCCATTTCATATCCATCGAATAGACTTAGTAAACTGAGTCCAACATTTGTGCCAATCAG CTATCCCCGCGACATAGACCAATTGTTCGCACTCTCCAAGCCCGTACTCTCGGTTTGCGTCGGCACACTGCAACAAAACTACTCGGATGTTTTGCGCGTCGCAGAATTTATTGAAGTTTATCGCATTCTGGGCGCTCGTCATTTTTACTTCTATCACCTCTCCGCTAGTGAGGATGTGATGCGTCTATTAAAATACTACCAACGTGAAGGCATCGTCGATATACTGCAGTGGAATGTACCACCTGAGTTATTGCCTGAGGTACACTATATAGGCAATATGGCACAAATTAACGACTGCGTATACCGGGCTATGGTTGTAGATAACTATCGATATGCCGCCATAGTCGATTTGGATGAGATACTCATTCCGCTCAAACATAATTCTTTATTAGCTTTTTTGCGCCAGTGTGATGAGGGACGTACCTCAGCTTATGTCTTTCGCAATGTCTTCTTCTTTAAGCTCGACAGTAATGACAGTTTTAGCCTGCCAGCTCATACACGCAATCGCTTTCTATATACACAAATGAAGGTGCGACGTACGTTAGAAATTTTACCCGCACATCAACGAAGTAAGTGCATCGTGAACACACACTCCATTATCGAAATGGGTAATCACTTTGTGTGGCGTGATGCACCTGGCTATACCGAGGCGATTGTGCCACAAAGTGTGGGTCTACTTTTCCACTATCGCAATCAATGCATCAATTGTAAGGCCCAACTAATTGTGGACTATACCGCGCGTCGCTTTGGATCGTTGATATGGGATCGAGTGGATGAAACTTGTGGGCATGTTTTTACAGAAAGAGGTATATGCGAGGCGACGCAGAATTAA